A portion of the Canis lupus baileyi chromosome 6, mCanLup2.hap1, whole genome shotgun sequence genome contains these proteins:
- the LOC140635140 gene encoding LOW QUALITY PROTEIN: zinc finger protein 396-like (The sequence of the model RefSeq protein was modified relative to this genomic sequence to represent the inferred CDS: deleted 1 base in 1 codon; substituted 1 base at 1 genomic stop codon) — MSLKLRKSSLFLQTSEESDSIXIVKMEKEEQTCDLNSSLPWRSSSCPETFRQRFRQFGYQESPGPREALSQLRELCHQWLRPEVNTKEQILELLVLEQFLAILPEELQAWLREYQPENGEEAVTMLEELEKELDGPTEQVFFGQSEDMLAEKLTSWEITQESSPSSQIKPVKKQLPLPSGEFHSIRKGEGQDSVHAKDTKTLNVNAALRQKTSPAMELHYTVSNTLLMDAPQSCTYRRTCEQDGKFERRQRNPFGKKQHKCDECGKVFSQSSALILHHRIHSGEKPYTCDVCAKAFSRSAVLIQHRRTHTDSKYENRIEEAQKNVYFRPGLKCPGSLFGGRRVKGPTLLQKFTKAYTLLILSQVFFCFLRFIFTERVVCGSGEGRRRENFKQTPQ; from the exons ATGTCTTTAAAGCTGAGAAAGTCATCACTCTTTCTACAAACTTCAGAGGAGTCTGACAGCATTTAGATAGTgaagatggaaaaggaagagCAGACCTGTGATCTGAACTCCAGCCTCCCCTGGAGAAGCAGCTCCTGCCCAGAGACCTTCCGCCAGCGGTTCAGGCAGTTTGGCTACCAGGAGTCCCCTGGGCCCCGGGAGGCTCTGAGCCAGCTCCGGGAACTTTGCCATCAGTGGCTGAGGCCAGAGGTGAATACCAAGGAGCAGAtcctggagctgctggtgctggAGCAGTTCCTGGCCATCCTGCCTGAGGAGCTGCAGGCCTGGCTTCGAGAGTACCAGCCTGAAAACGGAGAGGAAGCCGTGACTATGCTGGAGGAGCTGGAAAAAGAGCTTGATGGGCCAACTGAGCAG GTCTTTTTTGGACAAAGTGAGGACATGCTTGCAGAGAAGCTGACATCTTGGGAAATCACTCAGGAGTCGTCACCAAGTAGCCAGATCAAGCCTGTAAAGAAGCAGCTGCCGTTGCCATCAGGGGAGTTTCACTCAATTCGAAAAGGTGAGGGGCAGGATTCCGTTCATG CTAAAGACACAAAAACTCTAAATGTGAATGCAGCTTTGAGGCAGAAGACTTCTCCAGCCATGGAACTGCATTACACTGTTTCTAACACCCTTCTTATGGACGCTCCTCAGAGTTGCACATATCGAAGAACCTGTGAACAAGATGGCAAGtttgaaagaagacagagaaaccCTTTTGGGAAGAAGCAACACAAGTGTGATGAATGTGGCAAAGTCTTTAGTCAGAGCTCAGCCCTCATCCTCCATCATAGAATCCACAGTGGGGAGAAACCCTACACATGTGACGTGTGTGCAAAGGCTTTCAGCCGAAGTGCCGTCCTGATTCAGCATCGAAGAAcacacac AGATTCAAAATATGAGAATAGGATTGAGGAGGCCCAAAAGAATGTGTAC TTCAGACCTGGGCTGAAATGTCCAGGGTCACTGTTCGGTGGAAGAAGAGTAAAGGGACCTACTCTCTTACAAAAATTCACAAAAGCTTACACGTTACTGATACTaagtcaagtttttttttgttttttaagatttatttttacagagaGAGTGGTGTGtggcagtggggagggcagaaggagagagaatttcaagcagactccccagtga